TTCCTGAAGGTTATCAATCTCTACCGCCATCACGTCAGGAAATAATCTACTCATTAGTTCATATTTCGTTTGGACTCTCGCAATTTCATCTTTGCTTCCTTATGTACCTCGATAGAGAGATACACAATAATCTTGGCATGATATGCTCGTAATCATAATTGTGATGTCTTGGTCCTGGATCATTGGCTCTCAGCGAAGGTCGAAAAAAGACGCCAAAGGTTTtcactcagttttttttttttcgttcagcTGGTACATCTGTTTCTTACTCTCTTTCTCTAaacctctcccccaccccccccccccttccctagTTTTGTGTCAtctctatttctctatctctctcctaTTTGGCtttcttttgtgattttttttctttatgaagtTCATATGATGGTAATTCTTGTATATTTCTTTCACCTCTGATCTATATATGTATACCATCACACATGCATCGCAACCACGATCGTCACCCGTCCCCCAGTCATCTTATCGCTCTGTTTGATGATAATGCTAGTCGCTATCCTCACAAGCGttctatttttctattttgaattttgatagcTTGCTAGTGTTAtatcatatgcatatatatgtatatatatatatattatactatataacaaatatattatatatatattacttttttagattaatggtcaaataataagttaagtgatgtcctgtccaaattcCAACTGTCTtgctccaaaaatgaagccaccatagcatgtcaaaggaaaggctatcccattcgccacagtgctttggccgccatgttttttggctctcctgaacatttgacattttgtagatacaaggtcttgtcgccccagcgacgatatgtaacGAGATGAAAAAAGGGGGTTCCGAACAGGATGGGCAttataaagggaataataagaatttAGAGGGTCAGGAAGTAGTTAAGGCAAAGCATAGGGTGAATGAATAAAGGGAATAAAAGGGAAGAAATAAGGTTCATGCAGCGGGCTCAGGGCATTGGAGGACATTGTAGGAAATCAGACAAAGGGAATAAAGAAGAAGGACATTTGATAGACAGCAGGTGATTTTTAAGGgaataaagaaatagataaagCCGGAAGGATGTTAGGAGTGCATGTTTGACAAGGAGTTGAGGTGTTTAACAAGAATATTGTGGTAGTGCAAGTTAAATCGGGAATCCTTCTGGAGGAGAAAGTTAAAGGGCTCGTAGCGAAGCCaggttttgttttataaataatAGGAGGAAGGGAGAGTGTCAGGTTGGGTTCGAGACGCAGGTAGGTTACACAGGTGAGAGGAGAGGGTCAAGTTGGGGACAGGTAAGCGGATTGGTCGAAAGGGGGTTGTCATTAATTCAGGTGGGAGAAATTAATTGTAATGATTGGATAATAGCATTGTAGGAGGAATTTAAGAACTAGTTTAAAAGGGAGTTCATTGTTAGGGAGAGGGGACTTCTGCGAGCACTTTTGCAAGAACTGTTTGCAGAGACTCTTGCCGAAGTTCGGGAGAGAACTCCGCGGGGCACTTTAATTATGGCGAAGGAGAATTCTTCAGAGTAGAAGAGGATTTGAAGATGTAGCATCGTTAGTATAGTTCGTTCCGCAAACTTTGAAAAGGGAAGATCGGGGTTGGCAACGATCATGTGGATGGAACCGAATTGGACACATGTTCGACGGGCAATAATGCCTAGCTAGCTCTCGTGAATTATAGTGGCGTGTCATCCCGAACATATTGATGCCTCCTAAATAGTACCATGGGCCGAACTTTGATTTCCGATATGGTAGGGACCGGCTTGGAAGTTGATATCAgcacttgagaaagagcgagtcgctcgaaaatttgtgtgcagaaataaacatTTAGTGAATGCATTATGAATTTTGTTCCAGTATTGTTTTTTATCTtattatcttgccaacacgtggacaccCACGtcaatatgtatatttatattatttatattatatatatatatatatatatatactatatccGCATTTCACACTTGTTAAGAGTCTCAATGTAATGCGCTTTATACAGACTATTAAAACCCCCCTCACTGGATACATGATTTCAATTAATTTATTCTAATTTATTTATTAATCTATTCATTAATCTGTTTTAATTGATATTAAatcaatatacactgtatctatgTCATGCATACCTTGAAGGCCTACAAGATAACCCTTTCTAAGCGTTTGTTGCATGTAATACCTTCTAATGACGTTtatgtccctcggataggacattaacaataaaatggaggtcccgtgtgtgagagagtcacaactaaTGCACgtaaagatcccgcttcattcattcatctttctcagatggaaaatgaacaaacaaacaaacaaacaaaaaattaaacaaacaaacaaaaatctctCCCATAATTGAcgaaaaatgcatattttttcactttcggTGAACAAAGAAAATTGTTGTACCTCAATGGCAACTTGAGTAAACTCATCGATATTTCCCAACTTCATAAGCGCTCTGTTATATGGGTTCTAAAAAGAACATTTCACGGCGTTCTAAATAAGAGGAAAAAAGAGTTAGTGTTTATGGACAATATGCCAAATCAATATTATGGTGGTTAgtacggaagatgttcatcataGTGTTGGTAACCGAAGGAAATAAAGCAAATCTTCTGTGTCATGAAGCGAGATACTTTGCCAGACGAAGGCTAGCAGACTTCGCGGCCTAAACGTCGTATTCATTTCTTGGTGCTTACCTCGCTTCGTGAGACAGAAGATTAGCTTATTTCCTTCAGTATGGCAATTTTCTCAATTTTCACAAAAGTGACTTTCTGAATAAATGTAGTGCACTTATTTTGTTTGCCAATTGGCAAGAGACTGTAATGAATAATCAGGATTGATTCTCATTACATTCCACGAAAGAGCACTCGACACGAAATATCCGTAAATACGGATAGCCTGTGTTTCAACACCTAAAATGGTTAAAAAAATGTCAGCCCATCATGCCCATATCCTTTGTCACTACTCAGAATTGAGATTTGGTAGCTGATAGTTCGCGGATATACCACTCTTCACTTTCCGCcagtaaatgaaaaatgaagggaTGCATGGTCTCATTAATTCCATGTTACTCTATGATTCGTTTCCTCCATGTGTTGATTGGACCCGAATGATGTTGGTCAATTGCTAATTGGGCAAAGATTTTTGTCTATAAAATGGACGCGTCCTGACACCCTGATCAGAGTAACGGCTGACTGAACGGACTCGGTAAGtttattaaaggggaaggctagtaaccgatcagtgggaatcagtgggaatgctgagaaatgattgttccaatccttgtgggattcatttaagagtacattatatatctactgttgtgtgaaaattatttgcttcagaacggtctcgtattcaagtaatgtgcagattaatgccccgtcactgaccagggacgcttacctggaagcattaaactgcacattacttgaatatgagaccattctgaagcaaataattttcacacaagaatagatatataatgtactcttaaatgaatcccacaaggattggaacaatcatccctcagcattcccactgattcccactgatcagttactagccatcccctttaaacaatTACGATTATGCCTCAGCTGTCTTACGTAAAGCGTTGTTGTGATGAAAGTTCATGATGTCTGTCTTATAATGTTGATAAAAAGGGGTATTTTGTTGTGTGCCCTTATCTTGTGTATCACCACTTTTTTAAGAATTTATATGCCTTCACCAGAAATTGGTGTGTACAATGTTTTATATGTGTTTTCTCGTCAAGAATAGGGGAAAtagtcattgtttatttgttttgcttgtaatttctctgttttcttttgtttgttgaatattgttgatttcttgtatttttgttgAGATTGCTAAAGCGCCTACAAGTGTCTGTTTAGAaaaagcgctatataaatattAGTTATTATTATAAATAACTGGTGGATAAGTGTTTCGCACGCACATCGGCTAGCTGCCGCCACCGGGGTTGTCAGATGCCACCAAAATTCATAGTCAAATTATATCTATTCAATATTACATCATTTTGaggattcaattcaatatttgaTATGCTAGACTTATAGTGAACTTAGTCAGACTATGTGGTATTTGAAGCCCTTTGTCATATccgtcaattttcacatcattaCTATGGCGTACTGtatgttcttttttatattAAGTTATATTATTTctaatgttttctttatttttctactactactactactactactactactactactactactacaactactactactatcattattattaccggTTTATGAGTACACAGCACTTGAACAAAGGTCATAAACATAGAGTCGTGAAAACGTGAGATGATGCATCTAGGAGAGCAAGCAAAGGGCTAATGTGTTGCTCACCAAATATGACATTTCGTTTTGTTCTTTGTCCAGTTTTTGATTGACTGGGCATTTTATTCCAGCTAAAATAGAACAGCAGATGAATAACTTCCATGTAGTTCAGATACTTATGTTACTGAAGGCCGATACGTTTTATAAACGTTAGTCATGTGCGCTTTTGTAACGTCTGTTTTTGACTTTGGGATTATCTTATCTATCTCATTTAAGATACTCACTCGAAGACTAGACATAATTATACAACCATGGCCAAGGCTTTATTCTTCGTGATTGCTTCTCTACTTATCACCGCATCCGTCGCGGACTACAATTTGGGCGATAGACTTCCAAGGGACGCAGGTACTCTACCTGATTTCTTCAGGAGGGGACAAAATCTGAGAAAGTACAAAAACATTGTTTGTAAGTACAAACACTAGTCAAATtactgtgttgttgttgtttttttttttttattgtctgaTGTTGTTGCTTGGCAAATGAGAAAAAATGGCAGGAAGAAATGCAAACCAAGCTAAGAGATTACAATAATGCCGGAGTGTATAATAGTCACTTTCTGTATATACCGGTGAATCAGGTCACTGAGTCGTATTACTTTTCAACGTATTTCTTTTCACACCCCTGATGAAGGTGCGAAGAAAAGACCAAGCTTTGTAGGTTACAAACGACGTTAAAACCTATAGCCACGTTTATATCTTGTATGCATTCTTCCTCTTCTCACACTGTGATCGCATataatgaaggagctacactAGCACAATTATGGtctccctttctctttataATTTCATGTATATACGTCAATATGTTTATAAGTATACATAAtttaatgtgtgcgtgtgttgttTCGggtaagaaattaattttaaagcatgataaacataattatgatgaggAGGTTCGGAAAAAATCGGTTTAAGGCAACATTAGAAATAATGGCAAACGAATTGTCATTTTCAATACTCCTAGACACACAGAGATAATATCATAACTTGTATAAAATAACAAACGAGATTCAAATGACATTGCGACATTGCATACCTGAATACGTAACACTATTATGGCTGCTCGTTCACTTTCTTCAAGACTGTGCCAAGTTCAATCAAGACTGCTGGTGTAGAAGACGAACCAACAGGGTTATCTACTGCAACGGTATGAAATTTCTACCCATTGATATTAATTTTGTCAAAGTTTCCACTCTAACTCCAGTGAAATAATTAAGCAGTTTGTTTGCGATGTGGCTCATTCATATAAGATTATCAGAAAATGTTCACCGacccattttttatttcatcaacagAGTTTTGCCGATCATGATGCATGACAAATTGCACTGTGATATTCTCTGCTTGGAACGTGTATATATTTCCCAGctctttttttaaggggggggggcaaaatataaaagcaaaataaGTGCTTTTGTATCTCCTTACATAGTTATAAATCTTAATGACACGAATTAACAGTTTCAGACATCATAATGTATGGACCTCTTTTTTGGATGGGGGTGGAGTCAGATATCATGTGAAGAAAATCTTGAGAAGTGCTGTTGTTTCTTTTCTCATATCTAAGAATTTACTGTTTATGACATGAACATTTGGGTCCTCGAATATATCAAAGTTGTTTTGTCTGTGCTTTCAGTGCAAATTATCTTTATTGTATTGcatttttctattaaaaaatgtgaaaacagagaaagaaaatatcCTTATGCATTTAACAAGGTTTAATCTGAAGACATGCTTTTCTTTAAAGAATACAACACATTGGCAATACCAATACCACGTATTGTTTCATGTAATCTTGGTCTTGTTCTTATCGCTTGCATAAAAGTGTTATCATACTTTTACTAGATGTCTTTTCGACATGAAAGTGTATTGATACATGTCATTGCTACAGGTACGAGTAATAATagcattattatctttattactaTCCAACTTACAGGCGCGAGAAGGCCAGACAATATCTAATGTGGTCGGGATTTATGCTTCACATTATGCCAGCTAAACAGGAGCATTTCAGACATCTTTGTAGACGGCAGCTGGAATTAAACACTTAGCCATGGTAGccaatgaatgaaaaataagatactTTCTGCTTGATGTGGTAAATATAGGCCTTAAGATTAGTCTACCCTAAAAGTAGTCAAAATTTTAAGGAAAACGAATGGACATctctggtatttttttttttttgtcgcgattagtgaaataaatgaattgtattaaattttgtttcgattcgtttttttcttccccgctggtgtttttgtttgttttgttttcaaaatatacaagtctgaaaataaaagatttgtgtTCATTTGATTTTGGCCACTTTATGTTTTAATCACCCACCAAAATATTTCAGGATGTATTTCGTCGAAATAGTTACATACACAACTATGCCCCGCACGACGATTCAATGAATTCTATCTTTGTATTGATAATAAGAACTGttcatgcccaaaatacattgtTCATACTCACATTACCCCCGTTCTATCCTAACTGCATTGGTTACCTGTTGAATGTTGGTACCTGTTGGTTTTCACTGCATACACGGATCTGCCGCAGAGTACAATATTAATGTGGGGTTACCTGTTCCAAAAACTAAGAAATCATGGGGGATCGGTCGTTTGCACATATTGAAattacctgtggaatcagttgccttAAGCTATCCGTTACGTTTCGAATGTTAACTGTTTGAAAActgccctcaagactcatttgtttAAAACTGTTTTCCGTTGGATTTATATGGACATTatgtaatttcatatttttcattgttgtttcatCCTTTTACTTTATACTTCCATGTAGGTGTAGACAATTGTTTGTGCTTGTAATGATTTTCGTATTTCATAATTCATTCTTTCCCATTAGTCAATTGGAATAGGTGCATTTTAATTACCCtgtatcactattattattattattattattattattattaatattaatatcattattgttactattattaatattattatcattatcatgattattatcatcattatcatactgGACCCAGATTTTAGAATAAGCTAGTCAACAGCTGAAAATAATTGTTTAATTTCAATACATTTAGATATGAACTTAAATATTTTTGTCTCCTACAGTCATACAATATAGATCATGATTAAATCGTTTATGTGATACCTTCTTACTTTCAACAGTTCTAACAGAGTCAACATACgtcatttctttaatttcttttctgcTCCTGCTCTTTTCTCCTCGTTCTCCGTTGTGCTGTAGTGTCATTGTGTTCTTTTCTCTTGTTGTCCTTTCTTCATCACTTGACAACGTGACCACCTGTGTGTCCTTGTGTGTATCGATGTTCTTGGCcacgttttatcaaaagataaaatcgattttaaatttccttaccacagagactgccatagacttaaaggtgaaatcaatcaattttaactcttcataaaacagggcccttgTCACCATATTTTCCTGGTACACGTGGCTCAATGAATAGTGTCTGTGTCGTAACAATGTTATCTTACTTTAAGGTTGTACTTTCGCTATACTTGAAAGTAAGTAGTGTTTACAGTATGTTTTTATATTATAAGCATCATATCCTCGTATGTCAATTATCGAATGCTCTTAACGGTACATAGATTAATGCATAGTCGTatatgttactgttattatgTCTTACTATCTCCTATACTCATAGGATGACTCTTTTCCATCGCTATATTTACTCTCTTTGGCACCATTGCAAAGTGTGCACTGTTTTCTCATATTCGTAATGTAATTTTGTGGTATACTTTCTGAATTgaactttttttcaaattgtgaaACAATATGGATCGACAAATGTATAGCTTTTATAATATAGGGTGGAGACCTATTACCTTTTGTTTGATGGAACCTAGAGTAgaattaaattttgaattgaactgaattatttCATCCTCCTGTCCTGTGTCGTATGTGTGCACAGTTTGCTTACAGTGTGACGGATGTTAATGTTTCTATTCACTTAAactgttttatatatatatatatatatatatatatatatatatatatgtatatataaatatatatgatatatatatatatgtatatatatgtatatatatatatatatatatatatatatatatatatgtatatatatgtatatatatatatatatataatatattacaaGTCATAGAGTCGAACAGTTTATACGCACTCCTTTTTCCATTTCTTATTGGTTTCCTCCATGCGCACTCAGTCATGCACCAATATGTACACACGTgcaatttcacacaaaaacTCACCAGACTTGAATATTCACCTTCTCCTTACCATActccatttcttttctctctctctttctttttctcgcCCTCTCTCTTCCTGTACTTTCTATGTTCTGTATTTTCCTTATTACATGTCGTGTTATCTTTTGTTCCCGTGGTAGTAACCACTTTCTTCAAATGCGGTATGTTTAAGTGGTGTGCTTCCATCGCACAATTCCATCACTTCACATGCCCACAATATAATTCACAAGGAGCGAATAATAAAGACAAATGAAGCAAGCATTCGGTGACTGTGTAATCAGATGTATTGTTCAGTTCGTTTTTCATCGAGTAAACGGGCAAGGATGACGACAATTTGTCTATGGCAAATGAACAGTGGAGTCGTAatactttttgtttgatggaaagaGAGTACAACTGaactgaatttaattgaattgaattaaaatgaattgaattgaatagaattatTTCATCTTCCTGTCCTGTGTCGTATGTGTGCACAGTTTGTTCACAGTTTGTTCTCGAATGCTTATTTCTATTCGAATAAACTGTAATCTTTTATTCGAATAAACTGTAATCTTTTATTTATATCTTTTTTGACAAGTGCCGAACAATCACGCACtcatttttccatttctttttggtTTCCTCCAGTCGTTCATACGCATTCACTcaagcacaaacaaacacacgtgtGATCTCACACAAAGACATGAATTTGGATTGTTCTTCTTAAAAAATACCATGCtgcttttttttataaaaaaatctttctctgtctttttgTACTTTCTATGTGCTGCATTTTCCTTGTTACATGTCATGTTATCTTTTGTTCCCGTGGTATAGTTACCACTTTCTCCAACACGGTATACCTCAGTGGTGTGCTTCCATTGCACAATTCCATCACTTCACATGCACATTATCATTCACAAGGGGTGACtaataaagacaaatgaaacaagCATTGAGTGACTGTGTAATCAGATGTATTGTTCAGTTCGGTTTTCATCGAGTAAACGGGCTGCAAGGATGATGACAATCCGTCTATGGCAAATGAACATGCCGAACAAACCAAGAGAGCTAATTCGGTAAGAAAGATTGTCTTCTGGAATCGAAGTCGACGGTTCCCTCTCCAAAATATCTATGGTCTTGGTGTTCCAGAATTTTCGGTCACGTGGTTGATTTGCTCATGTTTATTGGGTGATACCTGAGCCATCTCCAGCACCTGCATAAAGGCAGAAAGAAGATAGAACAGAAGTGGACATGTTTCTcatctaacacacacacaatgatgaaataagcAGTCAAAATGTGACAACTGAACTCGAAAGAAAACAAGTCATTGTCATTATAACACGatgtttatattatattggatggctatgaatgggacaCCAGGGAATATTTGTcctaacgagtgcaatattccctggtattccatgaattaaTGCCATCCAATGTAAACATTACCATTTCCAATTATGTAGAGAAAGCATAAACTGCCCCAAAATACCGTAGGTCTACTTCTACttgtctttgaagttgactTAGTGCAGTCCCATCCCAGCGCTAAAATggggaagcccctaaaactgcgtaTGAAGCAACCACTCATTATTGATGGTACATCATCGTGGGCGATTACATCGGATGGACTCGCAAAAGACGCATGTAAAATTCGCTTTTAGGGTCATGTGCCAGTTCATTCGcgatttttttctcaatgactCTAGATATGCGGGGGAGATTTATAGCGTGAGATCGAAGCAAAACATGACGCAAAGGAGAGCTTTCTCTACATTCTATCCCTTGGTTGTTAGGTTGTTCAAGCAAACTTACCACTGCAGAAAACAATCCTGCCGTTCCTTCTGCTGCACCAGCAGTTCTGGTTGCCCTGTCCGCAGTCTGAGATGAAAACCAGATTAATGAAATCAGTACCCTTTGAATGATTCGAGAACAATGCTCTTATTGCACTTCAAATGCTCTTGAATAAAATGGAATTAACCTGATGTTTTAAATTGCGTGAGCTAAAATCAAAGTAGAATATTCTCATCACCTTAACTGTATAACTATCATCCCCCACTCCGATAAAGTGTAAATGTGAGACACCGGTGCATTCGATCAGTTTTTTAAGCTTTCCcaatgtttgatttgatttgatttgatttgatttttcccCCATCGCATTCCCcgtttctttcaaaattttgttgacAAAATCTATTCACTTCTATGTTATCAGCATTttgaaagtaaataaaaaaactGCTTATGTTCCACATGATGCAtcctatattctttacctggactaataaaaaatagtaatgataataacaatgataataatgataataacaataataataataataataataataacaataatgataataataaaaataataataataatgataataacaataataacaataatgataataatagaaataataataataatgataataataataataataataacaataatgataataataatgataaaaataataataataatgataacgataatgtGTTGTACttacatctccccccccccccatggtcatatcacaaaattgtaacattttgaaTCATTTGCGTATTTTTATTTCGTGGACCAGGGTTTCACAACTAAACATAAGGCGATGTGTAGGAAAAGGAGCTAAGAGTAAAATTTTCACAGATAGATATTCCTcaggaagaaaataaaaatcttgtTTCTCTTCATCCAAGAATGCATTAGATTACACGTTGCAATAATACGaaatcaaaaaaataaatctatAAAAACAAAAGGTGGAACTTTAGTACTTCTCCATCTACTTACACTTGTACTTCTTCATGTTCCTTCCCCTCTTCTCAGCCATGAAGAAATCCTGCATCTCAGGATCCCTCTTCAGGAACTCGATGTCGGCGGTCTCGTCCTCCATCTCAAATTCGGCGACGGCGGCGACAATGAGCACGACAGCCAGGGCGAAGAAGAGAGCCTTTGCCATCTTGAGTCAGGTTTTGTGGCTAGGTCATAGGATGTGTGGCCAAACGAGATgcatgatgatagtaatgatgataataatagtggctacttgtatagcgcactgATCCACCTTAATCGTTTCGATGCTCATAacgttttaaaaaaaaaatgaaaagatgaatacaacacatgtacaaacatgacaacagaaaagtaaatggcaaacaacaaataaacgcATACCAGATAAACATTATAAATTGTATATAGTTATAATCCTCTgtgtgagaggaacagatacTTTTTAAGTTTGCATTTTGTAGATTTTGTTTCTGTATAGATGACAGTTGCCCTTCCTGAATatgtaactgattccacaatttacGTCCCATAATGGAGAAAGCACGATCACCCCATCGATGtcttactctgggtgtttggagtaacaaTGCATATCTGATGATGAATGATGTAGACCATGTAGACTTCGCGGCGGATTGTATTTGAGTATTAGAGTCGGGTAGGTATACGAGGGGAAGAGAATGAACAGagtgatgtactaataacaaaatcttaaaaataattttttttttctacagacaACCAACGATTCATCAGTGAAGCAACGAATTTCGATCACTTTTAATACTTGTTTACTGTGTATTGTCAACGCCTTGTTTTGCGGATTATATTATCATTGGAAATGTCACACGTGGCGCATGACTGCAAAGCCATAatattgaaatcattttttttttattgatgattatgcttttatttctaGGAATGAAGATATGGTTGAAGTTATCAATTCGAAATTACTTGGTCATACAAGAAGGTaattagtggttttttttttttgacactttATGCCTTTTAATGTCCGTACGAaatacgaaatatgaaatacaaacaaataaaagtattGCAAAGGAACAAATTCTTACCTTATGCTGTGGAATAGTTGTAGGATCGGGATTGAGCACACTACTGGTATCGTCTAGACTGACTTCGCTGTATTTATAGAAAATTTCTGTGCTAATTTTGATTTCTTGCAATAATCATGAAGAGCTCttcaaggattaaaaaaaaagtattaaaacgaaaaaaagagacaaaaatgaaaagctGTAAAACAGTCTTCATAATGAATAGACCAGAATTAGGCATATCTAACGAACTATGGAGCAGA
This sequence is a window from Diadema setosum chromosome 13, eeDiaSeto1, whole genome shotgun sequence. Protein-coding genes within it:
- the LOC140236926 gene encoding uncharacterized protein, which encodes MAKALFFALAVVLIVAAVAEFEMEDETADIEFLKRDPEMQDFFMAEKRGRNMKKYKYCGQGNQNCWCSRRNGRIVFCSGAGDGSGITQ